A window from Ramlibacter pinisoli encodes these proteins:
- a CDS encoding LysR family transcriptional regulator, which yields MDQIQSMRVFARVVEAGTFTRAAESLGLPKGTVTRLVQHLEARLKVRLLNRTTRRVTVTPDGAAYYERTSRLLNDLDDIEASMSNARVNPSGRLRVDVGTSVARLILIPALPDFYVRYPDIQLDLGVSDRPVDLVTDNVDCVIRGGELLEQSLVARRVGNMPLVTVASPAYLRRQGTPAHPSELEDRHTTVNYFSSRTGRPYANLFEKDGETLEISGRYQLSVNEANAALAAVLAGLGVGQIGLFGAAEHLERGELVQVLAGWTHPPIPLHIVYPPNRHLSAKVRAFVEWATELFARHPGLQG from the coding sequence ATGGACCAGATCCAGTCGATGCGCGTGTTCGCCCGGGTGGTGGAGGCGGGCACGTTCACGCGGGCGGCCGAGTCGCTGGGCCTGCCCAAGGGCACGGTCACGCGGCTGGTGCAGCACCTGGAGGCGCGCCTGAAGGTGCGCCTGCTCAATCGCACCACGCGCCGCGTCACCGTCACGCCCGACGGCGCCGCGTACTACGAGCGCACCTCGCGCCTGCTGAACGACCTCGACGACATCGAGGCCAGCATGTCGAACGCGCGCGTCAACCCCAGCGGGCGGCTGCGGGTGGACGTGGGCACCTCGGTCGCCCGGCTGATCCTCATCCCCGCGCTGCCGGACTTCTACGTGCGCTATCCCGACATCCAGCTCGACCTGGGCGTGAGCGACCGGCCGGTGGACCTGGTGACCGACAACGTCGACTGCGTGATCCGCGGCGGCGAACTGCTGGAGCAGTCGCTGGTGGCGCGCCGGGTGGGCAACATGCCGCTGGTGACGGTGGCTTCGCCCGCCTACCTGCGCCGCCAGGGCACGCCCGCCCATCCGTCCGAGCTGGAGGACCGGCACACCACGGTCAACTACTTCTCGTCGCGCACCGGCCGCCCCTATGCCAACCTGTTCGAGAAGGACGGCGAGACGCTCGAGATCTCCGGGCGCTACCAGCTGTCCGTCAACGAGGCCAACGCGGCGCTGGCGGCCGTGCTCGCCGGACTGGGGGTGGGGCAGATCGGCCTGTTCGGCGCGGCGGAGCACCTCGAGCGCGGCGAGCTGGTGCAGGTGCTGGCCGGGTGGACCCACCCGCCGATCCCGCTGCACATCGTCTATCCGCCCAACCGCCACCTCAGTGCCAAGGTGCGGGCCTTCGTCGAATGGGCGACCGAACTGTTTGCCCGCCATCCGGGCCTGCAGGGCTGA
- a CDS encoding DUF47 domain-containing protein, whose amino-acid sequence MLFGKLLPREGNFYEMFNQHATRIVEAAQAFAQLVANYDDTNLRDRYTREVDAAERAADRVTHDVNRLIHKTFITPIDRDQIHTLINTMDDVADLLQDSAETMALYDVRRVNEEITRLTDLAVKCCERLKEAVALIGGLADAPTAEAALKTCEEIDRLESDADRVMRSAMSKLFREEPDVRELIKLKAIYELLETITDKCEDVANVIEGIVLEHS is encoded by the coding sequence ATGCTGTTCGGCAAACTGCTGCCGCGAGAAGGCAACTTCTACGAGATGTTCAACCAGCATGCCACGCGCATCGTGGAGGCGGCACAGGCGTTCGCCCAGCTGGTGGCGAACTACGACGACACCAACCTGCGCGACCGGTACACCCGCGAGGTCGATGCCGCCGAGCGCGCGGCCGACCGCGTCACGCACGACGTGAACCGGCTGATCCACAAGACGTTCATCACGCCGATCGACCGCGACCAGATCCACACGCTGATCAACACCATGGACGACGTGGCCGACCTGCTGCAGGACTCGGCCGAGACCATGGCGCTGTACGACGTGCGCCGCGTCAACGAGGAGATCACCCGCCTCACGGACCTGGCGGTCAAGTGCTGCGAGCGCCTGAAGGAGGCGGTGGCCCTCATCGGCGGGCTGGCCGACGCGCCCACGGCGGAGGCGGCCCTGAAGACCTGCGAGGAGATCGACCGGCTCGAGTCCGACGCCGACCGCGTGATGCGTTCGGCCATGAGCAAGCTGTTCCGCGAGGAACCGGACGTGCGCGAGCTGATCAAGCTCAAGGCCATCTACGAGCTGCTGGAGACGATCACCGACAAGTGCGAGGACGTCGCGAACGTGATCGAGGGCATCGTCCTCGAGCACTCCTGA
- a CDS encoding DMT family protein: MSNLATMPSLQAIVLLVASNLFMTMAWYGHLKNLATSPWYIAAVASWGIALAEYLLQVPANRIGFQQAGLSVAQLKILQEVITLSVFVPYAVVYLGQPLKLDYLWAALCMVGAAYFMFRA, from the coding sequence ATGTCCAACCTCGCCACCATGCCGTCCTTGCAGGCGATTGTCCTGCTGGTCGCCTCCAACCTGTTCATGACCATGGCCTGGTACGGCCACCTCAAGAACCTGGCGACCAGCCCCTGGTACATCGCCGCGGTGGCGAGCTGGGGCATCGCGCTGGCGGAGTACCTGCTGCAGGTGCCGGCCAACCGCATCGGTTTCCAGCAGGCCGGCCTGTCGGTGGCGCAGCTGAAGATCCTGCAGGAGGTGATCACGCTGTCGGTGTTCGTGCCGTACGCCGTGGTCTACCTCGGCCAGCCCCTCAAGCTCGACTACCTGTGGGCGGCGCTGTGCATGGTGGGCGCGGCCTACTTCATGTTCCGCGCCTGA
- a CDS encoding efflux RND transporter periplasmic adaptor subunit, with translation MKNKFAPLARHWWAVASLGAAAAAALVAFGPERSAQAAAPAAAPAGIPVSVATVNETEITAWNEFSGRLEAVERVDIRSRVAGAVQSVHFREGSLVAKGDLLVTIDPAPYAAEVERAEAQVGAAQARLTNADNEHVRALRLWEDSAIARRELDERVNARREAEANLRAAQAQSQAARLNLGYTQVRAPVAGRIGKLEVTPGNLVAAGPGAPVLTTLVSVSPIYASFEADEQTLVAALKTLPSGSSARQLIERIPVQMATALGADVQHAGRLQLIDNQVDARSGTVRMRATFDNKDGSLIPGQFARIRMGQPQAVRALLVNERAVGTDQDKKFVLVVGPGDKAEYREVTLGAPVDGLRVVRSGLRSGERIVVNGLQRVRPGAVVQPETVEMTARPAGAATVAAKS, from the coding sequence ATGAAGAACAAGTTTGCCCCCCTCGCCCGCCACTGGTGGGCCGTCGCCAGCCTCGGCGCCGCCGCTGCCGCCGCCCTGGTGGCCTTCGGGCCGGAACGCTCGGCCCAGGCCGCCGCACCGGCCGCCGCGCCCGCCGGCATCCCGGTGTCGGTGGCCACCGTCAACGAGACCGAGATCACGGCCTGGAACGAGTTCTCGGGCCGGCTCGAGGCCGTGGAGCGGGTCGACATCCGCTCGCGCGTCGCCGGCGCCGTGCAGTCGGTGCACTTCCGCGAAGGCTCGCTGGTGGCCAAGGGCGACCTGCTGGTCACCATCGATCCGGCCCCCTACGCCGCCGAGGTCGAGCGTGCCGAGGCCCAGGTCGGCGCCGCCCAGGCGCGCCTGACCAACGCCGACAACGAGCACGTGCGCGCGCTGCGGCTGTGGGAGGACAGCGCGATCGCCCGCCGCGAGCTGGACGAGCGGGTCAACGCCCGCCGCGAGGCCGAGGCCAACCTGCGCGCCGCCCAGGCGCAGTCGCAGGCCGCGCGCCTGAACCTGGGCTACACCCAGGTGCGCGCGCCGGTGGCCGGCCGCATCGGCAAGCTGGAGGTGACGCCGGGCAACCTGGTGGCCGCCGGCCCGGGCGCCCCGGTGCTCACCACGCTGGTGTCGGTCAGCCCGATCTACGCCAGCTTCGAGGCCGACGAGCAGACCCTGGTGGCGGCCCTGAAGACGCTGCCCAGCGGCTCCAGCGCGCGCCAGCTGATCGAGCGCATTCCGGTGCAGATGGCCACCGCCCTCGGCGCCGATGTCCAGCATGCCGGCCGCCTGCAGCTGATCGACAACCAGGTCGACGCCCGCAGCGGCACGGTGCGCATGCGCGCGACCTTCGACAACAAGGACGGCTCCCTGATCCCCGGCCAGTTCGCCCGCATCCGCATGGGGCAGCCGCAGGCGGTGCGTGCGCTGCTGGTCAACGAGCGCGCCGTGGGCACCGACCAGGACAAGAAGTTCGTGCTGGTGGTCGGCCCCGGCGACAAGGCCGAGTACCGCGAGGTCACCCTGGGCGCGCCGGTCGACGGCCTGCGCGTCGTCCGCAGCGGCCTGCGCAGCGGCGAGCGCATCGTGGTCAACGGGCTCCAGCGCGTGCGCCCCGGCGCCGTGGTGCAGCCCGAGACGGTGGAGATGACGGCCCGCCCCGCGGGCGCGGCCACCGTCGCCGCCAAGTCCTGA
- a CDS encoding inorganic phosphate transporter, with the protein MEPVQATLWVVIMLVALALAFDFMNGFHDAANSIATVVSTGVLKPTQAVLFAAFFNIVAIFIFHLSVAATIGKGIVEPGVVDTHIVFGALVGATAWNLLTWWWGIPSSSSHALIGGIVGAVIAKSGAGSLIGAGVWKTVLFIFVSPLLGFLLGSLMMVAVSHIFRRATPSRIDRWFRRLQLVSAGAYSLGHGGNDAQKTIGIIWLLLIASGHVAAGQSAPPTWVIIACYLAIGLGTMFGGWRIVKTMGQKITKLKPVGGFCAETGGALTLFMATALGIPVSTTHTITGAIVGVGSTQRASAVRWGVAGNIVWAWIFTIPASAFVAAIGYWVSLQVF; encoded by the coding sequence ATGGAACCGGTGCAGGCCACCCTGTGGGTGGTGATCATGCTGGTGGCGCTGGCCCTGGCATTCGACTTCATGAACGGCTTCCACGACGCCGCGAACTCCATCGCGACCGTCGTGTCCACCGGCGTGCTCAAGCCCACGCAGGCGGTGCTGTTCGCGGCGTTCTTCAACATCGTCGCGATCTTCATCTTCCACCTCAGCGTGGCGGCGACCATCGGCAAGGGCATCGTCGAGCCTGGCGTGGTGGACACCCACATCGTGTTCGGCGCGCTGGTGGGGGCCACGGCCTGGAACCTGCTCACCTGGTGGTGGGGCATCCCGAGCAGCTCGTCGCACGCGCTGATCGGCGGCATCGTCGGGGCCGTCATCGCCAAGTCGGGAGCCGGCTCGCTGATCGGCGCCGGCGTGTGGAAAACGGTGCTGTTCATCTTCGTCTCGCCGCTGCTGGGCTTCCTGCTCGGCTCGCTGATGATGGTGGCGGTGTCGCACATCTTCCGGCGCGCCACGCCCTCGCGCATCGACCGCTGGTTCCGGCGCCTGCAGCTGGTGTCGGCCGGCGCGTACAGCCTGGGCCACGGCGGCAACGACGCCCAGAAGACCATCGGCATCATCTGGCTGCTGCTCATCGCCAGCGGGCACGTGGCCGCTGGCCAGAGCGCGCCGCCCACCTGGGTGATCATCGCCTGCTACCTGGCCATCGGCCTGGGCACCATGTTCGGCGGCTGGCGCATCGTCAAGACCATGGGCCAGAAGATCACCAAGCTCAAGCCGGTGGGCGGCTTCTGCGCCGAGACCGGCGGGGCCCTGACGCTGTTCATGGCGACCGCACTGGGCATCCCGGTGTCGACCACCCACACCATCACCGGTGCCATCGTCGGCGTGGGTTCCACCCAGCGGGCCAGCGCGGTGCGCTGGGGCGTGGCCGGCAACATCGTCTGGGCCTGGATCTTCACCATCCCGGCGTCGGCCTTCGTCGCCGCCATCGGGTACTGGGTCAGCCTGCAGGTGTTCTAG
- a CDS encoding RluA family pseudouridine synthase, giving the protein MVARLDIDELSGAGGAVRLLHADARLLVVDKPAGLLSVPGRGADKQDCLATRVQALYPDALVVHRLDMATSGLWLMARGLSMQRQLARAFEQRDVCKRYQAVVAGRPGGDDGWQAIDLPIGADWPNRPRQQVDPVHGRPAVTRWKLLGPGPLPGTSRLELEPVTGRTHQLRVHLQAIGHPIVGDALYAPEGIAAAAPRLLLHATELALPHPADGAPAHWTSPAPF; this is encoded by the coding sequence ATGGTGGCGAGGTTGGACATCGACGAATTATCCGGGGCGGGCGGCGCGGTGCGGCTGCTGCATGCCGACGCACGGCTGCTGGTGGTCGACAAGCCCGCCGGCCTGCTGTCGGTGCCCGGGCGCGGTGCCGACAAGCAGGATTGCCTGGCCACCCGCGTGCAGGCCCTCTACCCCGACGCGCTGGTGGTGCACCGGCTCGACATGGCCACCTCCGGGCTGTGGCTGATGGCACGCGGCCTGTCGATGCAGCGGCAGCTGGCCCGGGCCTTCGAGCAGCGCGACGTGTGCAAGCGCTACCAGGCGGTGGTGGCCGGCCGGCCTGGCGGCGACGACGGCTGGCAGGCCATCGACCTGCCGATCGGCGCCGACTGGCCGAACCGGCCGCGCCAGCAGGTCGATCCGGTGCATGGCCGCCCGGCGGTCACGCGCTGGAAGCTGCTCGGCCCCGGGCCGCTGCCCGGCACCAGCCGGCTGGAACTGGAACCGGTCACCGGTCGCACCCACCAGCTGCGCGTGCACCTGCAGGCCATCGGCCATCCCATCGTGGGTGACGCGCTGTACGCGCCGGAGGGCATCGCCGCCGCCGCGCCACGCCTGCTGCTGCACGCCACCGAGCTCGCCCTGCCCCATCCGGCCGACGGTGCGCCGGCGCACTGGACCAGTCCGGCGCCCTTCTGA
- a CDS encoding efflux transporter outer membrane subunit — MTRSFALIPLVAALLLAGCATALPDLPAEAAAPARFKEAGERWTLAQPAEAQDRGAWWKTFQDPVLDRLVEQAAVHNTSVQLAASALAQARALVREARADRLPQVAAAGRVVREAGANTPAGATPATLVQAGAALAWEVDVFGRLARVQDAAALDAQSRAALLQSTQLLVQAEVAQAYLALRALDAERALVRETVAAYADTLRLTQRRFQAGDVAELDVVRVESEVAATEADALALDRARAEVEHALAVLVGEPASSFGLDSAAWTTALPVIPPGVPGTVLARRPDVAAAQASLLAAQARVGVAQAAWFPRIALTADGGFASPELGDLFKWSARAWSIGALLSVPLLDGGRRDAQLQVAQAQLDGALAGYRGQVLGAFREVEDQLSALRLLAEQSQAQGRAVDAARRASVISETRYRNGLVSQLDLLDARRSELRNRRQALQVRAAQDQSTVALIRALGGSWDPVVRPAREVTPATRELASR; from the coding sequence ATGACGAGATCGTTCGCCTTGATCCCCTTGGTCGCCGCCCTGCTGCTGGCCGGCTGCGCGACCGCCTTGCCCGACCTGCCCGCCGAAGCGGCGGCACCGGCCCGCTTCAAGGAGGCCGGCGAGCGCTGGACGCTCGCGCAGCCGGCCGAGGCGCAGGACCGCGGCGCCTGGTGGAAGACCTTCCAGGACCCGGTGCTGGACCGGCTGGTCGAGCAGGCGGCCGTGCACAACACCAGCGTGCAGCTGGCCGCGTCCGCCCTGGCGCAGGCCCGCGCGCTGGTGCGCGAGGCGCGCGCCGACCGGCTGCCCCAGGTCGCCGCCGCCGGCCGCGTGGTGCGCGAGGCCGGCGCGAACACGCCAGCCGGCGCGACCCCCGCGACCCTGGTGCAGGCCGGCGCCGCGCTGGCCTGGGAGGTCGACGTGTTCGGCCGGCTGGCACGCGTGCAGGACGCGGCGGCGCTGGATGCGCAGTCGCGCGCGGCGCTGCTGCAGAGCACGCAGCTGCTGGTGCAGGCCGAGGTGGCGCAGGCCTACCTGGCGCTGCGCGCGCTGGACGCCGAACGGGCGCTGGTGCGCGAGACCGTCGCCGCCTACGCCGACACGTTGCGCCTGACGCAGCGCCGCTTCCAGGCCGGCGACGTCGCCGAACTGGACGTGGTGCGGGTGGAATCCGAAGTCGCCGCCACCGAAGCCGACGCCCTGGCGCTCGACCGGGCGCGCGCCGAGGTCGAGCACGCGCTGGCGGTCCTGGTCGGCGAGCCGGCGTCCAGCTTCGGGCTGGACAGCGCCGCCTGGACCACCGCCCTGCCGGTGATCCCGCCCGGCGTGCCCGGCACGGTGCTGGCCCGCCGCCCCGACGTCGCAGCGGCGCAGGCCTCCCTGCTGGCGGCGCAGGCCCGCGTCGGGGTCGCCCAGGCGGCCTGGTTCCCCCGCATCGCGCTCACGGCCGACGGCGGCTTCGCCTCGCCCGAGCTCGGCGACCTGTTCAAGTGGTCGGCGCGGGCCTGGAGCATCGGCGCGCTGCTGTCGGTGCCGCTGCTGGACGGCGGCCGGCGCGACGCGCAGCTGCAGGTCGCGCAGGCGCAGCTGGACGGTGCGCTGGCCGGCTACCGCGGCCAGGTGCTCGGCGCCTTCCGCGAAGTCGAGGACCAGCTCTCCGCGCTGCGGCTGCTGGCCGAGCAGTCGCAGGCCCAGGGACGGGCGGTGGATGCGGCGCGGCGCGCCAGCGTGATCTCGGAGACGCGCTACCGCAACGGGCTGGTCAGCCAGCTCGACCTGCTGGATGCGCGCCGCAGCGAGCTGCGCAACCGGCGCCAGGCGCTGCAGGTGCGTGCTGCCCAGGACCAGTCCACGGTCGCGCTGATCCGGGCGCTCGGCGGCAGCTGGGACCCGGTCGTGCGGCCGGCGCGCGAGGTGACACCGGCGACCCGGGAACTGGCCTCCCGCTGA
- a CDS encoding efflux RND transporter permease subunit gives MNISKFFIDRPIFAGVLSLLIFLAGLLALRGLPISEYPEVVPPTIVVRANYPGANPKVIAETVATPLEEAINGTEGMLYMSSQATTDGLLTLSVTFRLGTDPDKAQQLVQNRVSQAEPRLPEEVRRLGLSTVKSAPDITMVVHLVSPSGRYGMDYLRNYAVLNVKDRLARIQGVGQVGIWGGGEYAMRIWLDPQKVAQRNLSAGDVVRAVRGENVQAAAGVVGASPSPAGVDVQLSINAQGRLASEEEFGDIIVKTGADGAVTRLRDIARLELGAADYSLRSLLNNDPAVGIGVFQAPGSNALEISAQVRATMDEIARTMPDGVEYRIAYDPTQFVRASITSVVHTLLEAIALVVLVVILFLQTWRASIIPLLAVPVSVVGTFAVLHVLGFSINALSLFGLVLAIGIVVDDAIVVVENVERNIESGLSPLEATYQAMREVSGPIVAIALVLVAVFVPLAFISGLTGQFYRQFAVTIAISTVISAVNSLTLSPALAALLLRGHDAPRDALTRFMDRWFGWLFRGFNRLFGRGSQAYGGGVRRVLGRKAVMLGAYLVLVVATVGLFKAVPGGFVPGQDKQYLIGFAQLPDGATLDRTDAVIRRMGEIAQKNPNVEGTLAFPGLSINGFTNSSNSGIVFAMLKPFGERTRADQSGNAVAAQLNQQFAGIQDAFIVMFPPPPVQGLGTTGGFKLQLEDRASLGYEAMDGAVKAFMAKASQAPELAGLFSSWQVNVPQLWADIDRTRARQLGVPVTDIFDTMQIYLGSLYVNDFNKFGRTYSVRVQADAPYRARAEDIGALKVRAASGEMVPLAAVLKVRESHGPERAMRYNGYLAADINGGAAPGYSSHQAQAAIQRIAAETLPPGIAFEWTDLTYQEILAGNSAVIVFPLAILLVFLVLAAQYESLTLPLSIILIVPMGLLAAMTGVWLSHGDNNVFTQIGLMVLVGLSAKNAILIVEFARELEFAGRTPYQAAIEASRLRLRPILMTSLAFVMGVLPLVLSTGAGSEMRQAMGVAVFAGMLGVTAFGLFLTPVFYVGLRALAGNRPLRHHRAAPTDTGTLRPAGGATARPVPAAPHQD, from the coding sequence ATGAACATCTCGAAATTCTTCATCGACCGGCCGATCTTCGCCGGCGTGCTCTCGCTGCTGATCTTCCTGGCTGGCCTCCTGGCCCTGCGCGGGCTGCCGATCTCGGAGTACCCCGAGGTCGTGCCGCCCACCATCGTGGTGCGGGCCAACTACCCCGGCGCCAACCCCAAGGTGATCGCCGAGACCGTCGCCACCCCGCTGGAGGAGGCGATCAACGGCACCGAGGGCATGCTCTACATGAGCAGCCAGGCGACCACCGACGGCCTGCTCACGCTCAGCGTCACCTTCCGCCTGGGCACCGATCCCGACAAGGCGCAGCAGCTGGTGCAGAACCGCGTCTCGCAGGCCGAGCCGCGCCTGCCGGAGGAGGTGCGGCGCCTGGGGCTGAGCACCGTCAAGAGCGCGCCCGACATCACGATGGTGGTGCACCTGGTGTCGCCCAGCGGCCGCTACGGCATGGACTACCTGCGCAACTACGCCGTCCTGAACGTGAAGGACCGGCTGGCGCGCATCCAGGGCGTCGGCCAGGTCGGCATCTGGGGCGGCGGCGAGTACGCCATGCGCATCTGGCTCGACCCGCAGAAGGTGGCGCAGCGCAACCTGTCGGCCGGCGACGTGGTGCGTGCGGTGCGCGGCGAGAACGTGCAGGCCGCGGCCGGCGTCGTGGGCGCCTCGCCCAGTCCGGCCGGGGTCGACGTGCAGCTGTCGATCAACGCCCAGGGGCGCCTGGCCAGCGAGGAGGAGTTCGGCGACATCATCGTCAAGACCGGCGCCGACGGCGCCGTCACCCGGCTGCGCGACATCGCGCGGCTGGAACTGGGTGCGGCCGACTACTCGCTGCGCTCGCTGCTGAACAACGACCCCGCGGTGGGCATCGGCGTCTTCCAGGCGCCCGGCTCGAACGCGCTGGAGATCTCGGCCCAGGTGCGCGCCACGATGGACGAGATCGCCCGCACCATGCCCGACGGCGTGGAGTACCGCATCGCCTACGACCCGACGCAGTTCGTGCGGGCCTCGATCACCTCGGTGGTCCACACCCTGCTGGAGGCGATCGCACTGGTGGTGCTGGTCGTCATCCTGTTCCTGCAGACCTGGCGCGCCTCCATCATCCCGCTGCTGGCGGTGCCGGTGTCGGTGGTCGGCACCTTCGCCGTGCTGCACGTGCTGGGCTTCTCGATCAACGCGCTCAGCCTGTTCGGGCTGGTGCTGGCCATCGGCATCGTGGTCGACGACGCCATCGTGGTGGTCGAGAACGTCGAACGCAACATCGAGTCCGGGCTGTCGCCGCTGGAGGCGACCTACCAGGCCATGCGCGAGGTCTCGGGCCCGATCGTGGCCATCGCGCTGGTGCTGGTCGCGGTGTTCGTCCCGCTGGCCTTCATCAGCGGCCTGACCGGCCAGTTCTACCGCCAGTTCGCGGTGACCATCGCCATCTCCACCGTGATCTCGGCGGTGAACTCGCTGACGCTGTCGCCGGCGCTCGCGGCCCTGCTGCTGCGCGGCCACGACGCGCCGCGCGACGCCCTCACCCGCTTCATGGACCGCTGGTTCGGCTGGCTGTTCCGCGGCTTCAACCGGCTGTTCGGCCGCGGCTCGCAGGCCTACGGCGGCGGCGTGCGGCGCGTGCTCGGACGCAAGGCGGTGATGCTGGGCGCGTACCTGGTGCTGGTGGTGGCGACGGTGGGCCTGTTCAAGGCGGTGCCGGGCGGCTTCGTGCCCGGCCAGGACAAGCAGTACCTGATCGGCTTCGCCCAGCTGCCCGACGGCGCCACCCTGGACCGCACCGACGCGGTGATCCGCCGCATGGGCGAGATCGCGCAGAAGAACCCGAACGTGGAGGGCACCCTGGCCTTCCCGGGCCTGTCGATCAACGGCTTCACCAACAGCTCCAACTCGGGGATCGTGTTCGCCATGCTCAAGCCGTTCGGCGAGCGCACCCGCGCCGACCAGAGCGGCAACGCGGTCGCCGCCCAGCTGAACCAGCAGTTCGCCGGCATCCAGGACGCCTTCATCGTGATGTTCCCGCCGCCGCCCGTGCAGGGCCTGGGCACCACCGGCGGCTTCAAGCTGCAGTTGGAGGACCGGGCGTCGCTCGGCTACGAGGCGATGGACGGCGCCGTGAAGGCGTTCATGGCCAAGGCCTCGCAGGCGCCGGAACTCGCCGGCCTGTTCAGCAGCTGGCAGGTCAACGTGCCGCAGCTGTGGGCCGACATCGACCGCACCCGGGCGCGCCAGCTGGGCGTGCCGGTGACGGACATCTTCGACACCATGCAGATCTACCTGGGCAGCCTGTACGTCAACGACTTCAACAAGTTCGGGCGCACCTACTCGGTCCGGGTCCAGGCCGACGCGCCCTACCGCGCGCGGGCCGAGGACATCGGCGCGCTCAAGGTGCGCGCCGCCTCGGGCGAAATGGTGCCGCTGGCGGCGGTGCTGAAGGTGCGCGAGAGCCACGGCCCCGAGCGCGCCATGCGCTACAACGGCTACCTGGCCGCCGACATCAACGGCGGCGCCGCGCCCGGCTACTCGAGCCACCAGGCGCAGGCGGCCATCCAGCGCATCGCCGCCGAGACGCTGCCGCCGGGCATCGCGTTCGAATGGACCGACCTGACCTACCAGGAGATCCTGGCGGGCAACTCGGCGGTGATCGTGTTCCCGCTGGCCATCCTGCTGGTGTTCCTGGTGCTGGCCGCGCAGTACGAGAGCCTGACGCTGCCGCTGTCCATCATCCTGATCGTGCCCATGGGACTGCTGGCCGCGATGACCGGCGTGTGGCTCTCGCACGGCGACAACAACGTCTTCACCCAGATCGGCCTGATGGTGCTGGTCGGGCTGTCGGCCAAGAACGCGATCCTGATCGTGGAGTTCGCGCGCGAGCTGGAGTTCGCCGGCCGCACGCCGTACCAGGCCGCCATCGAGGCCAGCCGGCTGCGGCTGCGCCCCATCCTGATGACGTCGCTGGCGTTCGTGATGGGCGTGCTGCCGCTGGTGCTGTCGACCGGCGCCGGCTCGGAGATGCGCCAGGCCATGGGCGTGGCCGTGTTCGCCGGGATGCTCGGCGTCACCGCCTTCGGACTGTTCCTCACGCCGGTGTTCTACGTCGGCCTGCGCGCCCTCGCCGGCAACCGTCCGCTGCGCCACCACCGCGCCGCCCCGACCGACACCGGGACCCTGCGGCCGGCCGGCGGCGCGACCGCGCGGCCCGTGCCCGCCGCGCCCCACCAGGACTGA
- a CDS encoding alpha/beta hydrolase → MAATASPSPAPHRALDLPGVALPVRLWGTRPRGTVVPLVLHFHGGAFVTGDLDSGGHMAQLLVEVGAVVASLAYPLAPGHRFPDAVEAGYAALEALYRQRARLGGSGAPVYLAGEEAGGNLAAAVAMVARDRSHPPLAGQILVTPMLDPCTATASLRETLGDVVQCKWTAGWRQYLRGPMDAEHPYAVPARAQRLAGLPPALILAGQDDPMRDEALAFAARLRDAGIAVRSEVLGPATGWPDALEAEPADACPCAGAVREHLRAFFRAPAPPH, encoded by the coding sequence ATGGCTGCCACTGCGTCCCCCTCCCCTGCGCCCCACCGCGCGCTCGACCTGCCCGGCGTCGCCCTGCCGGTGCGGCTGTGGGGTACCCGCCCGCGCGGCACGGTGGTGCCGCTGGTGCTGCATTTCCACGGCGGGGCCTTCGTCACCGGCGACCTGGACAGCGGCGGCCACATGGCCCAGCTGCTGGTCGAGGTCGGCGCCGTCGTCGCCTCGCTGGCCTATCCGCTGGCGCCCGGCCACCGCTTTCCCGACGCGGTGGAGGCCGGCTACGCGGCGCTCGAGGCGCTCTACCGGCAGCGCGCGCGGCTGGGCGGCAGCGGCGCCCCGGTGTACCTGGCCGGCGAGGAGGCCGGCGGCAACCTGGCCGCCGCGGTGGCCATGGTGGCGCGCGACCGCTCGCACCCGCCGCTGGCTGGGCAGATCCTGGTGACGCCCATGCTCGATCCCTGCACCGCCACCGCGTCGCTGCGCGAGACGCTGGGCGACGTCGTGCAATGCAAGTGGACCGCCGGCTGGCGGCAATACCTGCGCGGGCCGATGGACGCCGAGCATCCCTACGCCGTGCCGGCGCGGGCCCAGCGGCTGGCCGGCCTGCCGCCGGCTCTGATCCTGGCCGGCCAGGACGATCCGATGCGCGACGAGGCGCTGGCGTTCGCCGCCCGGCTGCGCGACGCCGGCATCGCCGTGCGCAGCGAGGTGCTGGGGCCGGCCACCGGCTGGCCCGACGCGCTGGAGGCCGAACCGGCCGACGCCTGTCCGTGCGCGGGCGCCGTGCGCGAGCACCTGCGCGCGTTCTTCCGCGCGCCGGCACCGCCCCACTAG